In a single window of the Allobranchiibius huperziae genome:
- a CDS encoding NBR1-Ig-like domain-containing protein, translated as MPTNDRQQTVQRFADELSALRESVGSPSFRKMAETSGCISHTTLHEAASGNRFPSWDTTKQFVLACGADPAPWQERWHAAARQVDPSTEPATPSTSPVASEPVATSAASAGAPPADDTTGTAVSGDRPRHRWWEPTWVPVAIVLVAAIAVAGLFLALSRRSSSASPSTTSFTAAPQVAAGQTGPGQSGGSSSGCVVSKAAASPMSPVTPGDSSTFGADISYPDCATVKVGQKFTKEWRLDNVGSVTWTGRSLSRMGPPQGATDCRTPKRAVVPSTAPGHSAVVSIAVTAPSTARTCYVKFEMLDAQGRRTFPGNRPVYFYVYVVN; from the coding sequence GTGCCGACCAACGACCGTCAGCAGACGGTGCAACGATTCGCCGACGAGCTGTCCGCGCTGCGGGAGTCCGTCGGCAGTCCCTCGTTCCGCAAGATGGCCGAGACCTCCGGGTGCATCTCGCATACGACGTTGCACGAGGCGGCCTCGGGCAACCGATTCCCGTCGTGGGACACCACCAAGCAGTTCGTTCTCGCGTGTGGTGCCGACCCCGCGCCGTGGCAGGAACGCTGGCACGCGGCCGCGCGCCAGGTCGACCCGTCGACGGAGCCCGCCACACCGAGCACCTCCCCCGTCGCCTCCGAGCCCGTCGCCACGTCTGCGGCCTCCGCGGGCGCACCCCCGGCTGACGACACGACCGGCACCGCGGTCTCGGGGGACCGCCCCCGCCACCGCTGGTGGGAGCCGACCTGGGTGCCCGTCGCGATCGTGCTGGTGGCGGCGATCGCCGTCGCCGGCCTCTTCCTCGCCCTGAGCAGGCGCTCCTCTTCCGCGAGCCCGTCCACAACGTCGTTCACGGCCGCTCCGCAGGTGGCCGCGGGGCAGACGGGCCCCGGCCAGTCGGGCGGGAGCTCGTCCGGATGCGTGGTCTCGAAGGCAGCAGCGTCGCCGATGTCGCCGGTCACCCCCGGGGACTCCTCGACGTTCGGTGCGGACATCTCCTATCCGGACTGCGCAACGGTGAAGGTGGGGCAGAAGTTCACCAAGGAGTGGCGCCTGGACAACGTCGGGTCGGTCACGTGGACCGGTCGCTCGCTCTCGCGGATGGGTCCGCCCCAGGGCGCCACGGACTGTCGGACACCGAAGCGCGCCGTGGTCCCCTCCACCGCACCCGGACACTCCGCCGTCGTCTCCATCGCGGTGACCGCACCGTCGACGGCTCGGACCTGTTACGTGAAGTTCGAGATGCTGGACGCTCAGGGACGACGTACGTTCCCGGGCAATCGTCCCGTCTACTTCTACGTGTACGTCGTGAACTGA